The following are from one region of the Gryllotalpicola protaetiae genome:
- a CDS encoding UBP-type zinc finger domain-containing protein — translation MTGESTETDGGINPHVPPSGDGCAECTQNGGWWLHLRRCAACGHVGCCDNSPSQHASAHAASTGHPVIQSFEPGEDWFWNYTTEEYDYGPRLADPQHHPLSQPTPGPAGRVPANWMSQLHP, via the coding sequence ATGACTGGCGAATCAACGGAAACCGATGGTGGGATCAACCCGCATGTGCCTCCGAGCGGAGACGGCTGTGCCGAGTGCACGCAGAACGGCGGCTGGTGGCTCCACCTTCGCCGCTGCGCCGCGTGCGGGCACGTTGGTTGCTGCGACAACTCGCCCTCACAGCACGCAAGCGCTCACGCGGCGTCCACAGGCCACCCGGTAATCCAGAGCTTCGAGCCGGGTGAGGACTGGTTCTGGAACTACACCACTGAGGAATACGACTACGGCCCGAGGCTCGCCGACCCCCAGCACCACCCCCTCAGTCAGCCCACTCCAGGCCCTGCCGGGCGCGTCCCGGCGAACTGGATGTCGCAGCTGCACCCCTGA
- a CDS encoding OsmC family peroxiredoxin: MKAIGTSHWAGTWRGGAGTISTQSDALSEVPYTYQTRFADEHGVAPEELLAAAHASCFNQALANNLDRAGLAASAIATVVEVSYGITPAGRPTIEGSHIAVTATVPSTTDADFAELAERSARGCAISRVLSCDITVTATLR; the protein is encoded by the coding sequence ATGAAAGCTATCGGGACGTCACATTGGGCTGGCACGTGGCGCGGCGGAGCCGGCACCATTTCCACGCAAAGCGACGCGCTCAGCGAAGTTCCGTACACGTACCAGACTCGGTTCGCGGACGAGCATGGTGTAGCGCCGGAAGAACTCCTGGCCGCAGCTCATGCGTCGTGCTTCAACCAGGCTCTGGCGAACAACCTCGATCGCGCAGGGTTGGCGGCCTCGGCGATCGCCACCGTGGTCGAGGTGAGTTATGGGATCACGCCCGCCGGGCGGCCGACGATCGAGGGCTCGCACATCGCCGTCACGGCAACCGTTCCCAGCACCACCGACGCGGACTTCGCCGAGCTCGCGGAGCGGTCAGCTCGTGGCTGCGCGATCTCGCGCGTGCTGTCGTGCGACAT